Proteins encoded by one window of Vigna radiata var. radiata cultivar VC1973A chromosome 5, Vradiata_ver6, whole genome shotgun sequence:
- the LOC106760292 gene encoding WRKY transcription factor 55 isoform X3, whose translation MEEVINSIRRASELVQNLQQDLPNLANQPETLSLSIDQITQAFTDAKEKLLLISRHTQTSESPPMLLHETTPQQPQMDATLIQEWLRSSHAVTMDQMFQMQLASMAGREVEDSERTIGSEGDQGQGIHASSSRPRRRSREGNQEKKKILVPAPQFGNTEMPPEDGFTWRKYGQKEILGSKYPRSYYRCTHQKLYECQAKKMVQRLDHNANIFESISPSIPLLPPPPPLVPGADPPPQDTLVIIPS comes from the exons ATGGAAGAGGTAATTAACTCCATTCGACGCGCTTCTGAATTGGTTCAAAACCTTCAACAAGACCTACCCAACTTGGCCAACCAACCAGAGACGCTGTCCTTGTCCATTGATCAGATAACTCAGGCTTTCACTGATGCCAAGGAAAAGCTGTTGCTCATTTCCCGACACACCCAAACGTCGGAATCTCCTCCAATGTTGCTTCATGAAACCACACCCCAGCAGCCTCAGATGGATGCTACTCTGATACAGGAGTGGTTAAGGTCTAGTCATGCAGTAACCATGGATCAGATGTTTCAAATGCAACTTGCTTCAATGGCAGGGAGAGAGGTGGAAGATTCAGAGAGAACCATAGGATCTGAAGGAGATCAAGGGCAGGGAATCCACGCATCTTCTTCTCGACCACGAAGAAG AAGCAGGGAAGGAaatcaagagaagaagaaaattctgGTTCCTGCCCCACAGTTTGGAAACACAGAGATGCCACCGGAGGACGGTTTCACTTGGAGGAAATATGGACAGAAAGAAATACTTGGATCCAAATACCCAAG GAGTTACTACAGATGCACACATCAGAAGTTATATGAATGCcaagccaagaagatggtgcAAAGACTTGATCACAATGCTAACATATTTGAG TCAATCTCACCCTCCATCCCGCTACTGCCACCGCCGCCACCACTAGTGCCAGGGGCGGACCCTCCACCTCAAGATACGCTGGTGATTATCCCGTCCTAG
- the LOC106760292 gene encoding WRKY transcription factor 55 isoform X1 — protein MEEVINSIRRASELVQNLQQDLPNLANQPETLSLSIDQITQAFTDAKEKLLLISRHTQTSESPPMLLHETTPQQPQMDATLIQEWLRSSHAVTMDQMFQMQLASMAGREVEDSERTIGSEGDQGQGIHASSSRPRRRSREGNQEKKKILVPAPQFGNTEMPPEDGFTWRKYGQKEILGSKYPRSYYRCTHQKLYECQAKKMVQRLDHNANIFEVTYRGKHTCHMSSTAPSSVPPEHILVDITQNTNTISSQLSPSVNLTLHPATATAATTSARGGPSTSRYAGDYPVLDMADAMFNSGSSSGNNSMEFLFSPTEDKSDAN, from the exons ATGGAAGAGGTAATTAACTCCATTCGACGCGCTTCTGAATTGGTTCAAAACCTTCAACAAGACCTACCCAACTTGGCCAACCAACCAGAGACGCTGTCCTTGTCCATTGATCAGATAACTCAGGCTTTCACTGATGCCAAGGAAAAGCTGTTGCTCATTTCCCGACACACCCAAACGTCGGAATCTCCTCCAATGTTGCTTCATGAAACCACACCCCAGCAGCCTCAGATGGATGCTACTCTGATACAGGAGTGGTTAAGGTCTAGTCATGCAGTAACCATGGATCAGATGTTTCAAATGCAACTTGCTTCAATGGCAGGGAGAGAGGTGGAAGATTCAGAGAGAACCATAGGATCTGAAGGAGATCAAGGGCAGGGAATCCACGCATCTTCTTCTCGACCACGAAGAAG AAGCAGGGAAGGAaatcaagagaagaagaaaattctgGTTCCTGCCCCACAGTTTGGAAACACAGAGATGCCACCGGAGGACGGTTTCACTTGGAGGAAATATGGACAGAAAGAAATACTTGGATCCAAATACCCAAG GAGTTACTACAGATGCACACATCAGAAGTTATATGAATGCcaagccaagaagatggtgcAAAGACTTGATCACAATGCTAACATATTTGAGGTAACATACAGAGGGAAACACACATGCCATATGTCCTCCACAGCACCATCGTCAGTTCCCCCAGAACATATTTTGGTCGACATCACACAAAATACTAACACCATTTCCTCTCAATTGTCTCCGTCAGTCAATCTCACCCTCCATCCCGCTACTGCCACCGCCGCCACCACTAGTGCCAGGGGCGGACCCTCCACCTCAAGATACGCTGGTGATTATCCCGTCCTAGATATGGCTGATGCTATGTTCAACTCTGGTAGCAGCAGCGGCAACAACAGCATGGaatttctcttctctcccaCTGAAGATAAAAGTGATGCAAATTGA
- the LOC106760292 gene encoding WRKY transcription factor 55 isoform X2, translated as MEEVINSIRRASELVQNLQQDLPNLANQPETLSLSIDQITQAFTDAKEKLLLISRHTQTSESPPMLLHETTPQQPQMDATLIQEWLRSSHAVTMDQMFQMQLASMAGREVEDSERTIGSEGDQGQGIHASSSRPRRSREGNQEKKKILVPAPQFGNTEMPPEDGFTWRKYGQKEILGSKYPRSYYRCTHQKLYECQAKKMVQRLDHNANIFEVTYRGKHTCHMSSTAPSSVPPEHILVDITQNTNTISSQLSPSVNLTLHPATATAATTSARGGPSTSRYAGDYPVLDMADAMFNSGSSSGNNSMEFLFSPTEDKSDAN; from the exons ATGGAAGAGGTAATTAACTCCATTCGACGCGCTTCTGAATTGGTTCAAAACCTTCAACAAGACCTACCCAACTTGGCCAACCAACCAGAGACGCTGTCCTTGTCCATTGATCAGATAACTCAGGCTTTCACTGATGCCAAGGAAAAGCTGTTGCTCATTTCCCGACACACCCAAACGTCGGAATCTCCTCCAATGTTGCTTCATGAAACCACACCCCAGCAGCCTCAGATGGATGCTACTCTGATACAGGAGTGGTTAAGGTCTAGTCATGCAGTAACCATGGATCAGATGTTTCAAATGCAACTTGCTTCAATGGCAGGGAGAGAGGTGGAAGATTCAGAGAGAACCATAGGATCTGAAGGAGATCAAGGGCAGGGAATCCACGCATCTTCTTCTCGACCACGAAGAAG CAGGGAAGGAaatcaagagaagaagaaaattctgGTTCCTGCCCCACAGTTTGGAAACACAGAGATGCCACCGGAGGACGGTTTCACTTGGAGGAAATATGGACAGAAAGAAATACTTGGATCCAAATACCCAAG GAGTTACTACAGATGCACACATCAGAAGTTATATGAATGCcaagccaagaagatggtgcAAAGACTTGATCACAATGCTAACATATTTGAGGTAACATACAGAGGGAAACACACATGCCATATGTCCTCCACAGCACCATCGTCAGTTCCCCCAGAACATATTTTGGTCGACATCACACAAAATACTAACACCATTTCCTCTCAATTGTCTCCGTCAGTCAATCTCACCCTCCATCCCGCTACTGCCACCGCCGCCACCACTAGTGCCAGGGGCGGACCCTCCACCTCAAGATACGCTGGTGATTATCCCGTCCTAGATATGGCTGATGCTATGTTCAACTCTGGTAGCAGCAGCGGCAACAACAGCATGGaatttctcttctctcccaCTGAAGATAAAAGTGATGCAAATTGA
- the LOC106760293 gene encoding uncharacterized protein LOC106760293 translates to MEEDVNIGDVEEVIVDEQHAYVDEEVGYVGEARGYVDEEDAYVGVVEWNVEVEDVQMDYQEEEGNVGGDYVETGEDEAYVEEEEENEEVEEEGNVVDGEVVENVDDSEEERMENDDDEFGMEDEIVEVERRNISLVLERWSRMKKRKKSVRKTIRRRNNGGDGSFMINEDVGDHEHEINEDYNTDELSSNVASDEDVSEDRRKFPKYRAEDMTKTFKFKLGMEFKSLKDFKSALQEHSVLNGKEVKFVKNDLKRVRVVCKKGCGFVIMASKVGGRKTFRVKTLVGRHKCGRVFGNKSASAQWIAQVLVDIFVNVGGMTVNQIIDETKKSFSVGITPWKAGRAKETTMDSLVSDGERQYGHLYDYVAELLRVKAGTFKIKVNRPQPTLPPRFRSFYMCLEGCKEGFLGSYRPFIGVDGCHLKTSYGGQLLVAVARDPNDQYFPLAFAVVENECKETWRWFLTLLLDDIGGIDCQRWIFISDQQKGLMAVFDEILNGVEHRLCLRHLYNNYKKKFGGGCLLETL, encoded by the exons ATGGAGGAAGATGTGAATATTGGTGACGTAGAGGAGGTTATTGTGGATGAACAACATGCGTATGTGGATGAAGAAGTTGGTTATGTTGGTGAAGCACGTGGTTATGTGGATGAAGAAGATGCTTATGTTGGTGTGGTGGAGTGGAATGTGGAAGTAGAAGATGTCCAAATGGATTACCAAGAGGAAGAGGGGAATGTTGGTGGCGACTATGTAGAGACGGGTGAGGATGAGGCTTATgttgaagaggaagaggaaaatgaagagGTAGAGGAAGAGGGCAATGTGGTTGACGGTGAGGTGGTGGAAAATGTGGATGATAGTGAAGAGGAAAGAatggaaaatgatgatgatgagtttGGGATGGAGGATGAGATAGTGGAGGTAGAAAGAAGAAACATTAGTCTTGTTTTGGAAAGGTGGAGTAGaatgaaaaagaggaagaaaagtgtGAGGAAAACTATCAGGAGAAGAAACAATGGTGGTGACGGGTCATTTATGATTAATGAAGATGTTGGAGATCATGAGCATGAGATAAATGAAGATTACAATACAGATGAGTTGTCTTCAAATGTGGCTAGTGATGAGGATGTGAGTGAGGATAGGAGGAAGTTTCCAAAGTATAGAGCAGAGGATATGACAAAgacctttaaatttaaattgggGATGGAGTTTAAGTCattgaaagattttaaaagtgcaCTACAGGAGCATAGTGTTTTAAATGGAAAAGAAGTGAAGTTTGTTAAGAATGATTTGAAGAGAGTGAGGGTGGTTTGCAAAAAGGGATGTGGTTTTGTAATTATGGCTAGCAAGGTAGGAGGGAGGAAAACTTTTAGAGTGAAAACTCTCGTTGGGCGTCACAAGTGTGGAAGAGTTTTTGGTAACAAAAGTGCAAGTGCACAATGGATTGCACAAGTATTGGTagatatatttgttaatgtggGAGGCATGACAGTGAACCAAATCATAGATGAAACGAAGAAGTCATTTAGTGTTGGAATAACTCCCTGGAAAGCTGGAAGAGCAAAGGAAACTACAATGGACTCTTTAGTGAGTGATGGAGAGCGACAATATGGTCATCTTTATGATTATGTGGCTGAGTTGTTAAGAGTCAAGGCTGGAACCTTCAAGATTAAGGTGAATCGACCCCAACCCACTTTGCCACCAAGGTTTAGGTCATTCTACATGTGTTTAGAGGGTTGTAAAGAGGGGTTCTTGGGTAGTTATCGGCCATTCATTGGGGTTGATGGTTGTCATTTGAAGACAAGTTATGGAGGTCAGTTGTTAGTGGCAGTGGCAAGAGACCCTAATGACCAATATTTTCCACTAGCTTTTGCTGTGGTTGAAAATGAATGCAAGGAGACATGGAGGTGGTTTTTGACCCTATTGCTGGATGATATTGGGGGCATAGATTGTCAACGCTGGATCTTTATTTCGGATCAACAAAAG GGATTAATGGCAGtatttgatgagattttgaatgGGGTGGAGCATAGGCTTTGTTTAAGGCATTTGTACAACAACTATAAGAAGAAATTCGGTGGAGGTTGCTTATTAGAGACCTTATGA
- the LOC106761050 gene encoding LOW QUALITY PROTEIN: probable WRKY transcription factor 70 (The sequence of the model RefSeq protein was modified relative to this genomic sequence to represent the inferred CDS: inserted 2 bases in 1 codon) has protein sequence MNKTLVTELLLGLDYATQLKFLLQKPVDPDASVAAKELVTNVHRSFAQTLSILTSSHPARVQDQVAQNLLISGEDASQAASIDHRSHDSTESRKRSFPLSKDRRGSYKRRKTEQTWTIVSHTTDDNHAWRKYGQKDILNSQFPRSYFRCTRKFEQGCKATKQVQRLEENPDMYNITYIGFHTCKDILKAPQMVTCSETWDSFLENSHEDFNVPNEQKQHDPPMRSQSPIVKQECLNDETDPSDLTDANLWSELKDFELSNEKPALKISSENADXHSCTCSRSLDMNFDAFSHH, from the exons ATGAACAAGACCCTCGTCACAGAGCTTCTTCTCGGTCTCGACTATGCCACTCAGCTCAAGTTCTTGCTTCAGAAACCTGTTGACCCAGATGCCTCTGTTGCAGCTAAGGAACTAGTTACCAATGTGCACAGATCTTTCGCTCAAACTCTCTCTATCTTGACTTCTTCCCACCCTGCCAGGGTTCAAGACCAGGTTGCTCAGAATCTCCTGATTTCTGGGGAAGATGCCTCGCAGGCTGCAAGCATTGATCACAGGTCTCACGATTCAACTGAGAGTAGAAAGAGATCGTTTCCCCTCTCAAAGGATCGCAGAGGTTCCTACAAAAGAAG GAAGACTGAACAGACATGGACCATAGTTTCCCACACTACTGATGATAATCATGCGTGGAGAAAGTACGGACAGAAGGATATTCTAAATTCTCAGTTTCCCAG GAGTTACTTCAGATGTACTAGGAAGTTTGAACAAGGTTGCAAAGCCACCAAACAAGTGCAACGGTTAGAAGAGAATCCTGATATGTACAATATTACGTACATTGGGTTTCACACATGCAAAGACATCCTCAAGGCTCCACAAATGGTCACATGTTCTGAAACTTGGGACTCCTTTCTTGAGAATTCCCATGAAGACTTCAATGTTCCAAATGAACAAAAGCAACACGATCCTCCTATGAGATCACAAAGCCCAATTGTTAAACAAGAATGTCTCAATGATGAGACTGATCCCAGTGATCTTACAGATGCCAACCTGTGGTCTGAATTGAAGGATTTTGAACTGTCCAATGAAAAGCCTGCCTTGAAAATATCATCTGAAAATGCAGA GCATTCATGTACTTGCTCTCGGAGTTTGGACATGAATTTTGATGCGTTTTCTCATCATTAG